A DNA window from Camelina sativa cultivar DH55 chromosome 17, Cs, whole genome shotgun sequence contains the following coding sequences:
- the LOC104758345 gene encoding myosin-3-like, which produces MSQKVTPTIQSLKSMPADYRLLENSSGSSVCVTDLIIPPNGHLRNGVNGTENSVGGMDTATEDSPYSVRSISNGERSSIGDEDPIVPLPQSIDHRWNDTSAYARKKVLQSWVQLPNGNWELGKILKTSGEESVLALPEGKVLKVKTETLVPANPDILDGVDDLMQLSYLNEPAVLYNLEYRYNQDMIYTKAGPVLVAVNPFKEVPLYGNRNIEAYRKRSNDSPHVYAIADTAIREMIRDEVNQSIIISGESGAGKTETAKIAMQYLAALGGGSGIEYEILKTNPILEAFGNAKTLRNDNSSRFGKLIEIHFSETGKISGAKIQTFLLEKSRVVQCAEGERSYHIFYQLCAGASPTLREKLNLTSAKEYKYLKQSNCYSINGVDDAERFHAVKEALDIVHVSKEDQESVFAMLAAVLWLGNVSFAIIDNENHVEPEPDESLETVAKLIGCNINDLKLALSKRNMRVNNDTIVQKLTLSQAIDARDALAKSIYASLFDWLAEQINKSLAVGKRRTGRSISILDIYGFESFDRNSFEQFCINYANERLQQHFNRHLFKLEQEEYIQDGIDWTRVDFEDNQDCLSLFEKKPLGLLSLLDEESTFPNGTDLTLANKLKEHLNDNSCFRGDRGKAFTVAHYAGEVTYETTGFLEKNRDLLHSDSIQLLSSCSCYLPQAFASSMLIHSEKPVVGPLHKAGGADSQRLSVATKFKGQLFQLMQRLGNTTPHFIRCIKPNNVQSPGLYEQGLVLQQLRCCGVLEVVRISRSGFPTRMSHHKFARRYGFLLLENIAAKDPLSVSVAILHQFNILPEMYQVGYTKLFFRTGQIGVLEDTRNRTLHGILRLQSYFRGHQARCRIKELKRGITVLQSFVRGEKIRKEYTELLQRHRASAAIQSNVKRRIARRQYKATVDASVVIQSAIRGELVRRCAGDIGWLQSGGTKRNESDDVLVKASYLSQLQRRVLKTEAALREKEEENYILRQRLQQYDNRWSEYETKMKSMEEIWQKQMKSLQSSLSIAKKSLEVEDSARNSDASVNASDGTVDSGGSHFQMGHGRSRSVGVGLSVISRLAEEFGQRAQVFGDDRKFLMEVKSGQVEANLNPDRELRRLKQMFETWKKDYGGRLRETKLILSKLGSEETGGSAEKVKMNWWGRLKSTRF; this is translated from the exons ATGTCACAGAAGGTTACGCCAACCATTCAGTCACTTAAATCCATGCCGGCAGACTATAGGCTTCTTGAGAATTCTTCCGGCTCAAGTGTTTGTGTGACCGATTTGATTATTCCACCAAATGGTCACTTAAGGAATGGGGTTAATGGCACTGAAAATTCTGTTGGAGGAATGGATACTGCTACTGAGGATTCACCGTATAGCGTGCGCAGTATTTCGAATGGAGAGCGATCTTCAATTGGTGATGAAGATCCTATTGTGCCCTTGCCTCAGAGTATTGATCATAGGTGGAACGACACAAGCGCATATGCTCGGAAAAAG GTACTGCAATCTTGGGTCCAACTTCCAAACGGTAACTGGGAGCTGGGGAAGATTTTGAAAACTTCAGGAGAAGAGTCTGTTCTTGCCTTACCTGAGGGAAAA GTTTTAAAAGTCAAAACAGAGACTCTAGTGCCTGCAAATCCTGATATTCTTGATGGAGTAGATGATCTTATGCAACTAAGTTACTTAAATGAGCCAGCAGTGTTGTACAACCTTGAGTATAGGTACAACCAGGACATGATATAT ACAAAAGCAGGGCCTGTACTGGTGGCTGTGAATCCCTTCAAGGAGGTTCCTTTGTATGGAAATCGCAACATTGAGGCATACAGGAAGAGATCAAATGACAGCCCTCATGTCTATGCTATTGCAGATACAGCAATCCGTGAAATGATACGAG ATGAAGTTAACCAGTCTATCATAATCAG CGGTGAAAGTGGAGCAGGGAAAACTGAGACTGCAAAAATAGCAATGCAATACTTGGCTGCTCTTGGAGGTGGAAGTGGGATTGAGTATGAGATACTAAAGACTAATCCCATCTTGGAAGCATTTGGAAATGCAAAAACATTGAGAAACGATAATTCTAGTCGTTTT GGTAAGCTGATAGAGATTCATTTTAGTGAGACAGGGAAGATTTCGGGTGCTAAAATTCAAACAT TTTTACTAGAAAAG TCTAGAGTGGTTCAATGTGCGGAAGGAGAAAGgtcatatcatatattttatcaACTTTGTGCTGGGGCTTCACCTACGCTTAGAG AGAAGCTTAATTTGACAAGCGCAAAAGAgtataaatatttgaaacagAGCAATTGCTATTCAATCAACGGAGTTGATGACGCTGAACGTTTTCACGCCGTTAAG GAAGCTCTAGATATTGTGCATGTTAGtaaagaagatcaagaaagtgTATTTGCAATGCTTGCTGCAGTATTGTGGCTGGGAAATGTTTCTTTCGCCattattgacaatgaaaacCACGTTGAACCTGAACCAGATGAAA GTTTGGAAACTGTTGCTAAATTGATTGGGTGCAACATCAATGATCTTAAGCTAGCTCTATCGAAGCGTAATATGAGAGTTAATAATGATACTATTGTACAGAAGCTAACACTATCTCAG GCCATTGACGCAAGAGATGCTTTAGCAAAGTCAATCTATGCCTCCCTATTTGACTGGCTGGCTGAACAGATAAACAAATCTCTTGCGGTGGGAAAGAGGAGAACGGGCAGATCTATCAGCATTCTTGATATCTATGGCTTTGAATCATTCGAT AGAAATAGTTTTGAACAGTTCTGTATAAATTATGCAAATGAGAGGTTGCAGCAACACTTCAATCGTCATCTTTTCAAGCTGGAGCAGGAG GAATATATTCAGGATGGCATTGACTGGACAAGGGTTGATTTTGAGGACAATCAAGATTGTCTCAGTCTCTTTGAAAAG AAACCATTAGGTCTGCTTTCTCTTCTGGATGAGGAATCCACATTTCCAAATGGCACAGATTTGACACTTGCCAACAAGCTTAAAGAACATCTAAATGATAATTCTTGCTTTAGAGGAGATCGGGGGAAGGCTTTCACAGTTGCGCATTATGCTGGAGAG GTTACATATGAGACGACTGGATTTCTAGAGAAGAATCGAGATTTGTTGCATTCGGATTCTATTCAGCTTTTGTCATCTTGCTCTTGCTACCTTCCTCAGGCGTTTGCTTCTAGTATGCTCATTCATTCTGAAAAACCTGTTGTTGGTCCTTTACACAAAGCAGGTGGAGCTGATTCCCAGCGGCTGAGTGTAGCAACTAAATTTAAG GGTCAACTTTTCCAATTGATGCAACGTCTAGGGAACACTACCCCACATTTCATTCGCTGCATAAAGCCAAACAATGTTCAGTCTCCCGGATTGTATGAGCAAGGGCTTGTCTTACAGCAGCTAAGATGTTGTGGGGTCTTAGAGGTAGTTCGAATATCTCGGTCTGGATTTCCTACGAGAATGTCTCATCATAAATTTGCCCGAAG GTATGGTTTCCTTTTGCTGGAGAACATTGCAGCAAAAGATCCTCTAAGTGTTTCGGTTGCAATTCTCCATCAGTTTAACATCTTGCCAGAGATGTACCAAGTTGGCTACACAAAATTGTTTTTCAGAACTGGCCAG ATTGGAGTTCTTGAAGATACAAGGAACCGTACTCTTCATGGCATTTTACGTCTTCAAAGCTATTTTAGAGGGCACCAAGCACGCTGTCGTATAAAAGAGCTAAAAAGAGGAATCACTGTTCTTCAATCAT TTGTTCGTGGAGAAAAGATTAGAAAGGAATACACGGAGTTACTGCAGAGGCATCGAGCTTCTGCTGCTATTCAAAGCAATGTTAAGAGAAGGATTGCTAGGCGACAATATAAAGCCACAGTTGATGCATCTGTTGTAATACAATCAG CCATTCGCGGCGAGCTGGTTAGAAGATGCGCCGGAGATATTGGATGGCTACAATCTGGAGGCACCAAG AGAAATGAGTCAGACGATGTGCTAGTGAAGGCATCATATCTTTCCCAACTTCAGCGCAGGGTTCTTAAAACCGAAGCTGCTCTTCgtgagaaagaagaggagaactACATCCTCCGACAAAGACTCCAGCAGTATGATAACCGGTGGTCTGAATATGAAACAAAGATGAAATCCATGGAAGAAATTTGGCAAAAGCAAATGAAATCTTTGCAATCCAGTCTTTCCATCGCAAAGAAAAGCCTAGAGGTTGAGGACTCAGCGAGAAATTCTGATGCATCGGTGAATGCAAGCGATGGAACGGTAGATTCAGGGGGTAGTCATTTCCAAATGGGCCATGGCAGGTCAAGAAGTGTAGGTGTGGGTTTAAGCGTGATAAGCCGGTTAGCTGAGGAATTCGGACAGAGAGCTCAGGTATTTGGTGACGACAGAAAGTTCTTGATGGAAGTGAAGTCTGGTCAGGTAGAAGCAAACTTGAATCCAGACCGGGAGCTACGAAGGCTGAAACAGATGTTTGAGACTTGGAAGAAGGATTACGGAGGAAGACTAAGGGAAACGAAACTGATTCTAAGCAAACTTGGGAGTGAAGAAACAGGTGGTTCAGCGGAGAAGGTGAAGATGAATTGGTGGGGGCGGTTGAAGAGTACCAGGTTTTAA
- the LOC104758347 gene encoding phytochrome-associated serine/threonine-protein phosphatase 1, protein MDLDQWISKVKDGQHLSEDELQLLCEYVKEILIEESNVQPVNSPVTVCGDIHGQFHDLMKLFQTGGHVPETNYIFMGDFVDRGYNSLEVFTILLLLKARHPANITLLRGNHESRQLTQVYGFYDECQRKYGNANAWRYCTDVFDYLTLSAIIDGTVLCVHGGLSPDVRTIDQIRLIERNCEIPHEGPFCDLMWSDPEDIETWAVSPRGAGWLFGSRVTTEFNHINNLDLVCRAHQLVQEGLKYMFQDKGLVTVWSAPNYCYRCGNVASILSFNDNMEREVKFFTETEENNQMRGPRTGVPYFL, encoded by the exons ATGGATTTAGATCAATGGATTTCCAAGGTTAAAGACGGCCAACATCTCTCTGAGGACGAGCTTCAACTTCTCTGCGAATAC GTGAAAGAAATTCTTATTGAGGAATCAAATGTACAACCTGTCAACAGTCCTGTCACCGTCTGTGGTGATATCCATGGCCAGTTTCATGACCTTATGAAGCTTTTCCAGACCGGAGGTCATGTTCCCGAGactaattacatatttatg GGAGATTTCGTTGATAGAGGTTACAACAGTCTTGAAGTTTTCACCATTCTTTTGCTTCTTAAAGCAAG ACATCCAGCCAATATCACACTTTTGCGCGGAAATCATGAAAGCAGACAGCTAACTCAG GTGTATGGTTTCTATGACGAATGTCAAAGGAAGTATGGTAATGCTAATGCATGGAGATATTGCACGGATGTTTTTGACTATCTTACACTTTCAGCTATTATAGATGGCACG GTTCTTTGTGTTCATGGTGGCCTTTCACCTGATGTACGGACAATTGATCAG ATAAGACTGATTGAGCGGAATTGCGAAATACCGCATGAAGGACCCTTCTGTGATCTTATGTGGAGTGATCCTGAAGATATTGAAACATGGGCTGTCAGTCCACGTGGAGCTGGTTGGCTTTTCGGGTCTAGGGTTACCACTGAG TTTAACCATATTAACAATCTTGACCTAGTATGTCGTGCACACCAGCTTGTACAAGAAGGCCTCAAGTACATGTTCCAAGATAAAGGTCTCGTAACT gtGTGGTCTGCACCTAATTACTGCTACCGCTGTGGGAATGTGGCTTCTATATTGAGTTTCAATGACAACATG GAAAGGGAAGTGAAGTTCTTCACGGAAACAGAAGAGAACAATCAAATGAGAGGGCCAAGAACAGGTGTTCCTTATTTTCTGTGA
- the LOC104758346 gene encoding phytochrome-associated serine/threonine-protein phosphatase 1-like — MWSDPEDIETWAVSPRGAGWLFGSRVTTEFNHINNLDLVCRAHQLVQEGLKYMFQDKGLVTVWSAPNYCYRCGNVASILSFNDNMEREVKFFTETEENNQMRGPRTGVPYFL, encoded by the exons ATGTGGAGTGATCCTGAAGATATTGAAACATGGGCTGTCAGTCCACGTGGAGCTGGTTGGCTTTTCGGGTCTAGGGTTACCACTGAG TTTAACCATATTAACAATCTTGACCTAGTATGTCGTGCACACCAGCTTGTACAAGAAGGCCTCAAGTACATGTTCCAAGATAAAGGTCTCGTAACT gtGTGGTCTGCACCTAATTACTGCTACCGCTGTGGGAATGTGGCTTCTATATTGAGTTTCAATGACAACATG GAAAGGGAAGTGAAGTTCTTCACGGAAACAGAAGAGAACAATCAAATGAGAGGGCCAAGAACAGGTGTTCCTTATTTTCTGTGA
- the LOC104758349 gene encoding probable mitochondrial import receptor subunit TOM40-2: MEGFPPPIYTPQVDVKTKIGEKVDYSNLPCPLIYEELHREAYMSLKPELFEGFRFDYNRMVNEKFYLTHSVLMGPTEVPTQHSEVIKIPTASYDFGAIFVDPKLMLVGKVTTDGRLNARGKCDLTENFSIKGTAQLTNEEHMSQGQLTFDYKGSDYRTQLQVGNGSVYGANYIQHVTPHLSLGGEVFWVGQHRKSGVGYTARYETDKMVASGQVASSGVAVMNYVHKVTEKLSLATDFIYNYISKDVTASVGYDRMFRQSRVRGKIDSNGVVAAYLEEQLSAGLRFLLSAEVDHVKKDYKFGFGVNVS, encoded by the exons ATGGAGGGATTTCCACCACCAATTTATACGCCGCAGGTCGATGTGAAGACCAAAATTGGCGAGAAAGTGGATTACTCAAACCTCCCTTGCCCCCTCATCTATGAGGAACTCCACCGTGAAGCTTACA TGTCTTTAAAGCCAGAACTATTCGAGGGTTTCCGCTTCGATTATAACAGGATGGTGAACGAGAAGTTTTATCTCACCCATag CGTATTGATGGGACCGACTGAGGTTCCTACTCAACATTCCGAAGTAATCAAAATTCCAACTGCCAGTTATGACTTTGGTGCTATTTTCGTTGACCCCAAG CTGATGCTTGTGGGAAAGGTCACGACGGATGGTAGACTTAATGCGAGAGGCAAGTGTGATTTAACTGAGAATTTTTCCATCAAGGGTACTGctcag CTGACTAATGAAGAACATATGTCGCAAGGCCAACTCACTTTTGATTACAAG GGGTCAGACTACAGAACTCAGCTTCAGGTTGGTAATGGTTCAGTTTATGGAGCTAACTACATTCAG cATGTGACACCACACCTATCTTTGGGTGGTGAAGTTTTCTGGGTTGGTCAGCATCGGAAGTCGGGTGTTGGTTATACAGCTCGGTACGAGACTGATAAAATG GTTGCGTCTGGGCAAGTTGCTTCCAGTGGTGTGGCTGTTATGAACTATGTTCATAAGGTTACAGAGAAG cTGTCACTTGCAACGGATTTCATTTACAACTATATCTCAAAAGATGTAACAGCTAGTGTGGGGTATGACCGCATGTTTAGACAG AGTCGAGTAAGAGGAAAGATCGATTCTAACGGTGTTGTTGCTGCTTACCTCGAAGAACAATTGTCTGCTGGACTCAGATTTCTTCTATCCGCAGAG GTGGATCATGTGAAGAAGGATTACAAGTTTGGTTTCGGTGTTAACGTTTCTTAA